The region gggtcattgggcactggcagaggctgcccagggagggggttgagtccccttccctggaggggtttaaaggacgggcggatgaggtgctgagggccatggtttagggattgatgggaatggttggacatgatgatccggtgggtcttttccgacctggtgattctgtgattctgtgactcagtTACACTCGGCTCGGTTCAGTTCCAGTTGGACCTGCTCAGCTCGGTGACGGTGACACTCGGCACCGCTCAGCCTGGCTCGGTTAAACTGGGTCCGGCTCAGCCTGGCTCGGTGACACCGGCTCTGGCTCATCTCAGTGACGCTGGGTCCAGCTCCTTGGCGCTGGGTCCGGCTCGGTGACTCCCTGTCGGCTCCTTCCGGCTCCGTTCGGCTCCTTCCGGCTCTGTTCGGCTCCTTCCGGCTCCGTTCGGCTATTTCCGGCACGGCTCGGCTCCTTCCGGCCCCGCTCGGGCAGCACATTCGCAGTGCCGGCGTCGCCATGAAGTGAGTGCGTGGGTGAGCGTTgcggggtgtggggggggggctCGGCTCGGAGTGACGGCGCTTTCctccccccctcagccccctcacGAAAGTGAAGCTGATCAACGAGCTGAACGCGCGGGAGGCGGAGCTGGGCGTGCAGGAGGCGGTGTCGTGGCACGCGGAGTACAAGGACAGCGCCTGGGTGTTCGTTGGtacggggagggggctggggaaaGGGCCGGGCCCGGGCTCAGGCCCTGGGacctggggaggaggaaggaggaacctggggaggaggtggggggctAGGTGGACGGGGTGGATCTGGGAGAGGACATGGTGCTGGGACCCAGGGAGAGGGGGGCCCTGGGacctggggagatggggggactTGGGGAGGAACCTGCGGAGGAACCTTCGGAGGAACCTGCGGAGGAAGGGGGCAGCAGCTGGGACCTGGTCAAGGGGGAacctggaggaggaggggctGGGACTTGGTAGAAGGGGGGGGacgtgggagaggagagggtgCTGGAACCTAGGAGGAGGGGGGGACCTGGGATCTAAGGAGGGGGAGAGGCCTGGGAGCTagggagggacctgggggggatGAGGAGGGGACTGGGATCTGCTGGAATAGAAGAacctgggagaggagaaggtgctgggacTTACAGAGCGCGGGGActtggggaggagggaggaccTGGGACCTAGGGAGAGGGAGGACGGGGGACCTGGGAGGAAGGGGGTGCAGCTGGGACCTGGGAAGAGGGGGGAcctggtggatgagaaggtGCCTGGGgcctggggagagggggaacggggtggaggggagggaactgggatctTGGgacctggggaaggggctgggaccTGTGGAAGAGTGGGGactaggagaggagaaagggggcTGGGACTTGGGAAGCTTGGGTTGGAGGGTGGGGGGTGGCAGGGACCTGGGGAGGtagggagctggggaagaggggggTCCAGGGCCTGAACCTGGGGAGGGGTGGGACGTGGGGGCTTGAGGGCTTCTGTGCCTGGGTAGAGGGGTCTGGAGCCTGAAGGCCTAGACAAGAAGAGGGGATCTGGCCCAGGGGAGTGGGTCCGCGGCCTCAGCTTGGGcctgggggtgggaggaggggcCTGGGCTGGGGCCTGAGCCAGGGAGGGGGTGACTGGGTTGAGGGGGGTGGGATTTGTGGGCCTGTGCGGGTgccccttccttcctctccctgtccctgcaggcGGGCTGCACTACCAGCTGACGGAGGGGGATGTGATCTGCGTCTTCTCACAGTAAGTGCTGCAGCCTCACGCCCCCcacgccccccacccccctgccgCTGCCTCGGCTGCTCAGCGTCCGTTACAGGTACGGGGAGGTTGTCAACATTAACCTGGTGCGGGACAAGAAGACCGGGAAGTCCAAAGGGTTTTGCTTCCTGTGCTACGAGGACCAGAGGAGCACCATTCTTGCTGTTGACAACTTCAATGGCATCAAGGTGGGTGAAGCAGCCCGGGGTGAAGGCTGGCCTGCCGGGGCTCCTGAGGCAGCCTTCTGTGTCAAACGGAGCCTTGAAGCACGGGGTGCTCGTCTGTGCCTTCTCCAACAGCACAATTCCTCCCATAGATCAAAGGAAGGACGATCCGCGTGGATCACGTGGCCAACTATCGGCCCCCCAAAGATTCCGACGACGTAGATGATGTCACGAAAGCCCTGCATGCGAAAGGCTGTGGAGTTAAAACGCCACCTCATACATCATCTGATTCCCCATCAGAAGATGATGGAGATGTGCCTGTAAAAAAGTGCAAAAGTGAGGCGTGTTCCTGTCAGGCCACGTTTAGTTCTCCTTTAAATACAGCTTAGTTTCTAGTAGTTAAGATTAGCTGGCAGAGAGCAGCAAGTGGGAGAGTCAAAGGGGCTCTAAATAGAGGGGTACAGGGATAGGGTGAgtggaacagttttcagctgaaagggaATAGAGTGAAATGAGaccttagggagaaatgttttgctgtgagggcggggaggccctggcccaggttgcgcagagcaggggtggctgccccatccctggaggggttcaaggccaggctggatggggcttgatccccctgatgcagtgggaggtgtccctgcccatggcagggggtgggactggatgggctttgagggccTTTCTGACCCagaccattccgtgattctgcgTCAGTCCTAAACCCGATGGGAGCCTCTGCTCTGGGGAACACCAGGGACAGGGATGCTCTTTGAAAGAGCCACAGCCCTAATGTCCAGGCTCTGCTCTGTGATCTCCTGAGGGGTCTCCGAGTGCTTCTGTTTCGCTCTTGTGAATGTCCTCGCCCAAGCTCAGAAAACAATAATAGTGCTTTGCCTGGAGAAAAGCCTGCTAGGCTGCAGGGttcctgcagggaggagcagcaCCATGGGAGACGGGGAAGGGGGAGGCTTGGGAGAAGCACTGCTTGCTCTGAAGATCTGCTGCTGTAGGACCAGGGCTGCTATAGGTGTATGCAGTGACTGGTACGTGGCCTGGGCAAACTGACGGAACGGAATAGAGCCCAAAACCTGCAGATCTAGATGAGATTCTGTGGCTGGAAGCTGAAGCTGAGAAAAGTCATAGATTCGTAGAATTGTTTGAttggaaaaagacctttaacatCATCGAGCCCAGCCGTACCTGTTCACAACTAAagcacatccctgagcacctcgtctgcctgtattttaaatctctccagggatggtgactccaccactgccccgggcagcctttccagtgcctgagaacccttttagggaaggaattttccctaatgtccaacctaaaccttccctggcacagctcgaggacgtttcctctcatcctattgcccgtcacttgggagaagagcccagcacccaccttgctacaaagTCCAGTGGTgaagctctggcagaggctgcccagggcagtgggggagtctccatccctggagaggttcacaAACCGTGTGGCCGTGGctcttggggacagggtttagcaggcacggtggggttggggtGATGGCTGGACGGAATGAGccgagaggtcttttccaaccctaatgattctgtgattaagtgcctgaggggagtctTGCTGGGAAGAAGGCAACGCTGGTGAGTCGGAAGGGGTAGGATGGCTCAAACTGGAGGTTTGAAATGGAACAGGTTCTCTCTGCTTGGGGAGGGAAACAGGTTGTGAAGCTTGGGTGGAGAGGAAGAACTTAAACGGGAGAGCAGTTGGAAAGGTGCTTTAGGCAGAGCATGGGGAGTTGGGGTGATGCTTGCAAGACAGTCCATCCTGAAAGATGCACCTTCTGTTTcagacaaggagaaaagcaaCCCAGAGCAGCAAAAGCACAGCTTGCAGGCGGCAAAGAGGACGGCGCCTGGGGAGGAGGCGCATCCCAGAATCAAGAttaagaaggagaaggaggaccCTGGCTACGAGCGCTACGCCAGTGGGAGCCAGCAGCCCTGGAAGGGCTCCGAGGGGAAGCCTGTGAGCAGGACTGAGAGAGATGAGGAAGAGCGGAGGCACCAGAGGCCTTcggagagaagaggggaaaagagctGTCAGGACCAGAGGGGCCAAAGCGGTTTGTGGgatgagagggagaagagggaggaggctgGCAGGAAGGGTGACGGGCACAGCAGCCGTCGAGACGAGTGTCCCGAGGGAGGTAGATCCCGGGAGCGTGGTGCCAGGGAGTCCCATTCCAGGCGGAAGGAGCGGGGCTCTGCGAGGGGCTCCAGCCGCTGCTGAGCCCTGGAGACGAGCGCTGACCGAAACCCTGCTGGGAGCTCCCTGTGCCTCTCGGTGGCCCCGCAGGGccgttccaacagcttcacGGTCTGTCCTGGGAGCAGGCTGCCCACTGCAGCCCATCCAGCAGGTGTGCGGGGCTGCTGCGCTGCAGCACAGGGACGAtcactggcagcagcaggatgctGTCTGTCACAAAAGggttctgtctgtctgtcctgggGGCTGTCCTCCTCCTGTGAGAACAGAGGGCGTCACGTTGGCCTTGGGCTCCGGATCCGAAGCCGTTGTGCGCTCAGTGCATCTGGCTTCTGCGGTGGATCCCAAGATGCTGTTCTGTCCGGGTGATTCACTGCAGCGTCGTTTGTAATCAAACTGAAAGGGAAGGCAGGCCTGGGCACAGCGTTTCTTCCTCCCAGGACCCAGGAGTTTTTAAGCTACGTGAAACTCCAGGTAATAGCCCTGGAGCCAGAGGGTGCAGAGCGACGGAGGGAAGGGTGGGGTGGATGGGaataacagaaatattatttggGGCAAAAATAATTGCAGGGTTTGTCACTGTGAACTTTGAATTAACCATTTTAAAGCGCAAAATTTGCTCTCCTTATTTATGCCGAGGGATTTAGTTCCTCTGTTTGTACGTTTTTATATGACTGTCAGGTTAAAgatgggggtggggaaggaaaTCTCAGTGATTTTGTTGTGTGAGTTTAAAAGGAGATGTAAAGAAGCAGCTGCCGCCAGCACTATCGGCCAAGTGTTTGCCCAGGCAGCTGTCGATGAAGGAACAGCTCAACACTGGTTCCAGAAATGGAATGGAACCtaaagaaaatgctgtaaaGAAGTTAGCTTTGGTGTAACAAAACTGATCCATTTCTTCATTGTGTTGTGACCTGTGATGGAAAATGGATCCCATCTGATGACTGATGGCTTTTCATGTGGCAGCTGGTCTGAGGGGAAGCACTAAAACCATTTCCCAAACCCAAGCTGCGTCAACAGAAGACGATGGTCCCAGCTTGGAGGTTAGCAAGTGGCATCTTCTGCCATGAATCCTGGCCCAAGTGTCCTAGCGGAGAAGGATTGCCAGGAGGTCAATGTGATGCACTTGAATGGTGCCAGTTGCATCCACCACCAAAATCCAAAAGGACCAACCCCTCTCTATGATGCTGTAGACCCAGGAGTCTGCAActggctctgcaggagctgcgTGGACTGGGCCATGACACGCTGCCTCCCCAGCCCTCTCCTAGCTGTTACTGTGCTTCAAAGCCTCTGGACACTTAAAATCACAGAGCactttgggctggaagggacctcgaagcccatccagtcccacccctgccgtgggcagggacacctcccactggatcaggggctccaagccccatccagcctggccttgaacccctccagggatggggcagccacccctgctctgggcaccctgggccagggcctccccaccctcacaccaaaacatttctccttgagatgagatcttaatctcccctcttgcagctgaaaactcttcctcctcatcctctccctgctctccctgatccagagcccctccccagctttccgggagcccctttcagtgctggaagctgctctaaggtctccctgcggccttctcttctccaggctgaacaaccccaactctctcagcctgtcctcgtacaggaggttctccagccctcggatcatctccgtggcctcctctggactcactccaacagctccatgtccttcctgtgctgaggactccagaactggacacagggctccaggtttggtctcagcagagcagggcagaggggcagaatcccctccctgtccctgctggtcccactgctctggatgcagcccaggatgtggtttgtttctgggctgtgagcacattgCCAACtaatgttgagcttctcattcccCAGcactccaggtccttctccacagggctgctcccaatccattctctgcccaggctgtatttgtgcttggaatTTCCCCGAGCCAGGTTCAGGCCCTTGGCCTTGGCCTTGCTGATCCCCATGTGGTTTTCAcagccccacctctccagcctgcccaggtccctctggatccatcctttccctccagcatgGTGACGGCAACACAGAGCTTGGTGTCatcggcaaacttgctgagggtgccctcaaccccactgtccatgtctgagacaaagatgttaaacacgACCAGTCCCAATGCCGACCCCTGCAGAATGCCACTCGTCACCGGTCTTCACTTGAACATTTAGCTATTGATCACAACTCTCTGAGTgggaccatccagccaattccttatccacggAGTGCTCCATTCATCAAATCCGtgtctctccagtttagagacaaggatgtcacaTGGGACAGTgtgaaatgctttgcacaagccCAGGTAGATGATGTTGGTTACTCTCTTCACCACCAACGCTGTAGCTCCAttgtagaaggccaccaaattaatcaggcatgatttgccctCAGTGAAGCTATGCTGGCTGTCACCAATCGCCTCCTTATTCTCCACGTGCCTCGGCAGAGTTTCCAGggggatctgctccatgatcttgccgGGCACAGAGGCGACACTGACTGGCTTGGAGGTGCCtgggttttcctttttcctttgtttaaaacCAGGAAttatgtttccctttttcagtCTGTGAGAACTTCACCGGACTGCCACGACTTCTCAGAGATGATGGAcagtggcttagcaacttcatccaccagttccctcaggacccacGGATGCATCTCTTCAGGTCCCATGGCCTTGTGCCCTGTCAGGTTCCTTAGATGCTCTCGCACGTGATCCTCTCCTACAGTGGGTGCTCCTTccatctcccagtccctgcctttgcctccCGCACCTGGGTGCTGTGGCTGGAACCATTGCCggagaagactgaggcaaaaaagtcttggagtacctcagccttctccatatcctgggCAACCGGGTCTCCCTTTGCCTTCTGGAGGTGGCCCACATTCTCCGTAGTCTTCCTTTAATCACCAATGTACCTATAGAAACTTTTCACCCCAATAAAGGCTCGAAGGCTCCGCTCCACTCTGGGTCTTGCTTTGCGCCGCGTGGCCCAGCTCAGCCCGGTCCaactgggggtgttggttgacagcgactgaacatgagccagcagtggcccaggtggccaagaaggccaatggcatcttggcttggatcagacacggcgtggccagcaggtccagggaggttcttctccctctggactcagcactggtgagaccgctccttgaatcctgtgttcagctctgggcccctcaccacaagaaggatgttgaggctctggagcgagtccagagaagagcaacgaagctggggaaggggctggagaacaggccttatgaggaacggctgagagagctgggggtgtttagcctggagaagaggaggctgaggggagaccttattgctctctccaactacctgaaaggaggttgtggagaggagggagctgggctcttctcccaagtgacaggggacaggatgagagggaatggcctcaagctccaccaggtaaggttcaggctggacatccagaaaaaatatttcaaagaaagggtcattggtcactggcagaggctgcccagggagggggttgagtccccttccctggaggggtttcaaggacgggtggatgaggtgctgagggccatggtttagggattgatgggaatggctggacatgatgattcggtgggtcttttccgacctggtgattctgtgattctgtgactcagtTACACTCGGCTCGGTTCAGTTCCAGTTGGACCTGCTCAGCTCGGTGACGGTGACACTCGGCACCGCTCAGCCTGGCTCGGTTAAACTGGGTCCGGCTCAGCCTGGCTCGGTGACACCGGCTCTGGCTCATCTCAGTGACGCTGGGTCCAGCTCCTTGGCGCTGGGTCCAGCTCCTTGGCGCTGGGTCCAGCTCCTTGGCGCTGGGTCCAGCTCCTTGGCGCTGGGTCCAGCTCCTTGGCGCTGGGTCCAGCTCCTTGGCGCTGGGTCCAGCTCCTTGGCGCTGGGTCCGGCTCGGTGACTCCTGTCGGCTCCTTCCGGCTCCGTTCGGCTCCTTTCGCCCCCTGTCGCCTCCTTCCGGCCGCGCTCGGCTCCCTCCGGCGCCGCTCGGGCAGCGCATGCGCAGTGCTGGCGTTGTTATGCAGTGAGTGTACGGGTTACGGGGTGTGCGGGGGGGGCTCGGCCCGTTGTGACGACGCTTTCctccccccctcagccccctcacGGAGGTGAAGCTGATCAACGAGCTGAACGCGCGGGAGGCGGAGCTGGGCGTGCAGGAGGCGGTGTCGTGGTACGCGGAGGTCGGGGGACCTGGGAGGAAGCGGGTGCAGCTGGGACCTGGGAAGGGGGGGGAAcggggtggaggggagggagctgggaccTTGGGacgtggggaaggggctgggaccTGTGGAAGAGTGGGGactaggagaggagaaagggagcTGGGACTTGGGAAGCTCGGGTTGGAGGGTGGGGGGTGGCAGGGACCTGGGGAGGTAGGGAGCTGTGAAAGAGGGGGGTCCAGGGCCTGaacctggggagggggtgggacgTGGGGGCTTGAGGGCTTCTGTGCCTGGGTAGAGGGGTCTGGAGCCTGAAGGCCTAGACAAGAAGAGGGGATCTGGCCCAGGGGAGTGGGTCCGCGGCCTCAGCTTGGGCCTGGGGGTGTTaaacctgaaaagaggttgcagagaggagggagctgggctcttctcccaagggacagggtcaggacgagagggaatggcctcaagctctgccaggggaggttcaggctggacatcaggaaaaatttttcacggaaggggtcattgggcactggcagaggctgcccagggagggggttgagtccccttccctggaggggtttaaaggacgagtggatgaggtgctgagggccatggtttagggATTGATGGAGatggttggacatgatgatccggtgggtcttttccgacctggtgattctgtgattctatgactcagttACACTCGTTTCGGTTCAGTTCCAGTTGGACCTGCTCAGCTCGGTGACGGTGACAGTCGGCACCGCTCAGCCTGGCTCGGTGACGCTGGGTCCGGCTCCTTGGCGCTGGGTCCGCCTCGCTGACTCCTGTCGGCTCCTTTCGGCCCCTGTCGGCTCCTTTCGGCCCCTGTCGGCTCCTTTCGGCCCCTGTCGGCTCCTTTCGGCCCCTGTCGGCTCCCTCCGGCCGCGCTCGGCTCCCTCCGGCCGCGCTCGGCTCCCTCCGGCCGCGCTCGGCTCCCTCCGGCCGCGCTCGGCTCCCTCCGGCCGCGCTCGGCTCCCTCCGGCGCCGCTCGGCTCCCTCCGGCGCCGCTCGGGCAGCGCATGCGCAGTGCTGGCGTTGCTATGCAGTGAGTGTACGGGTTACGGGGTGTGCGGGGGGGACTCGGCTCGGTGTGACGGCGCTTTCctccccccctcagccccctcacGAAAGTGAAGCTGATCAACGAGCTGAACGCGCGGGAGGAGAAGCTGAGCGTGCAGGAGACGGTGTCGTGGCACGCGGAGTACAAGGACAGCGCCTGGGTGTTCGTTGGtacggggagggggctggggaaaGGGCCGGGCCCGGGCTCAGgccctggggaggagaaggtgctgggacttggggaggagggaggaagaaggaagaaccTGGGGGGGGCGGGGTCTGGGTGGAAGGGGGCAcctgggagaggaaaaggtgctgggagctggggaggagggaggccCTGGGacctggggagatggggggaccTGGGGAGGAACCTGGGGAGGAacctgggaaggaggaggggcaCTTGATGCAAGGGAGGGACCTGGAACCTGGCGGGACacctgggagctggggaggagggggctgggagctggggaggagcttgTGGAGGGAGGGGGTGCAGCTGGGACGTGGGCAGGGGGGAAcctggaggaggagaggctgggacTTGGTAGAAGCTGGGGacgtgggagaggagagggtgCTGGAACCTAGGAGGAGGGGGGGACCTGGGATCTAGGGAGGGGGAGATGCCTGGGAGCTagggagggacctggggggatgaggagggggctgggatcTGCTGGAATGGGAGAacctgggagaggagaaggtgctgggacTTAGGGAGCGGGGGGActtggggaggagggaggaccTGGGACCTAGGGAGAGGGAGGACGGGGGACCTGGGAGGAAGGGGGTGCAGCTGGGACCTGGGAAGAGGGGGAcctggtggatgagaaggtGACTGGGacctggggagagggggaacggggtggaggggagggaactgggatctTGGGacgtggggaaggggctgggacGTGGGGAAGAGTGGGGactaggagaggagaaagggggcTGGGACTTGGGAAGCTCGGGTTGGAGGGTGGGGGGTGGCAGGGACCTGGGGAGGTAGGGAACTGGGGAAGAGGGGGGTCCAGGGCCTGAACCTGGGGAGGGGTGGGACATGGGGGCTTGAGGGCTTCTGTGCCTGGGTAGAGGGGTCTGGAGCCTGAAGACCTAGACAAGAAGAGAGGATCTGGCCCAGGGGAGGGGGTCCGCGGCCTCAGCTTGGGcctgggggtgggaggaggggcCTGGGCTGGGGCCTGAGCCAGGGAGGGGGTGACTGGGTTGAGGGAGGTGGGATTTGTGGGCCTGTGCGGGTGCCTCTTCattcctctccctgtccctgcaggcGGGCTGCACTACCAGCTGACGGAGGGGGATGTGATCTGCGTCTTCTCACAGTAAGTGCTGCAGCCTCACGCCCCCCACGCCCCTGCCACTGCCTCGGCTGCTCAGCGTCCGTTACAGGTACGGGGAGGTTGTCAACATTAACCTGGTGCGGGACGAGAAGACCGGGAAGTCCAAAGGGTTTTGCTTCCTGTGCTATGAGGACCAGAGGAGCACCATTCTCGCTGTTGACAACTTCAATGGCATCAAGGTGGGTGAAGCAGCCCGGGGTGCAGGCTGGCCTGCCGGGGCTCCTGAGGCACCATTCCGTGTCAAACGGAGCCTTGAAGCATGGGGTGCTCGTCTGTGCCTTCTCCAACAGCACAATTCCTCCCATAGATCAAAGGAAGGACGATCCGCGTGGATCACGTGGCCAACTATCGGCCCCCCAAAGATTCCAGCAACGTAAATGATGTTACGAAAGCCCTGCATGCGAAAGGCTGCGGAGTTAAAACGCCACGTCGTACATCATCTGATTCCCTATTAGAAGATGATGGAGATGTGCCTGTAAAAAAGTGCAAAAGTGAGGCGTGTTCCTGTCAGGCCACATTTAGTCCTCTTTTAAGTACAGCTTAATTTCTAGTAATTAAGATATTTCTGGTATTTATGATTAGCTGGCAGAGAGCAGCAAGTGGGAGAGTCAAAGGGGCTCTAAATAGAGGCGTacagggatagggtgaggggaacagttttcagctgaaagggaGTAGAGTGAAATGAGaccttagggagaaatgttttgctgtgagggcggggaggccctggcccaggttgcccagagcaggggtggctgccccatccctggaggggttcaaggccaggctgggtggggcttgtagcccctgatccagtgggaggtgtccctgcccatggcaggggctgggactggatgggctttgagggccTTTCTGACCCAGACCGTTCCGTGATTCTGCGTCAGTCCTAAACCCGATGGGAGCCTCTGCTCTGGGGAACACCAGGGACAGGGATGCTCTTTGAAAGAGCCACAGCCCTAATGTCCAGGCTCTGCTCTGTGATCTCCTGAGGGGTCTCTGAGTGCTTCTGTTTCACTCTTGTGAATGTCCTCACCCAAGCTCAGAAGACAACAATAGTGCTTTGCCTGGAGAAAAGCCTGCTAGGTTGCAGGGTTCCTGCGGGGAGGAGTGTTGACgggagcatggaatcaaaatgcagagatcaatgtgatcagcgagtgttcactttattgagcttagctgtttctttataaacccttttcggttacataactgggtgcccacgagggtatctatggtgtattattggttaaaggtagctgtccataatgCCATTACTAATATaatattggctaaactactgcacaggctaagaaaccaagttatactaaacttaactatgttgacagctctcttcaattgtttttctttcagccggTGCTTGTTCCCGCAGAAGTAGCCACTACGTTCCTCCCAACTGGCCCCCGTTTAACTTTCAGCTCTCCGCCTCGTGGCCTTTTTAGAGTTGTTCAgaattaaacaatctcacagcatccaggccttgttctctgtaaaatgttccaacagAGGAGCAGCACCATGGGAGACGGGGAGACGGGAGGCTTGGGAGAAGCACTGCTTGCTCTGAAGATCTGCTGCTGTAGGACCAGGGCTGCTATAGGTGTATGCAGTGACTGGTACGTGGCCTGGGCAAACTGACGGAACGGAATAGAGCCCAAAACCTGCAGATCTAGATGAGATTCTGTGGCTGGAAGCTGAAGCTGAGAAAAGTCATAGATTCGTAGAATTGTTTGAttggaaaaagacctttaacatCATCGAGCCCAGCCGTACCTGTTCACAACTAAagcacatccctgagcacctcgtctgcctgtattttaaatctctccaaggatggtgactccaccactgccctgggcagcctttccagtgcctgagaacccttttagggaaggaattttccctaatgtccaacctaaaccttccctggcacagctcgaggacgtttcctctcatcctattgcctgtcacttggcagaagagcccagcacccaccttgctacaaagTCCAGTGGTgaagctctggcagaggctgcccagggcagtgggggagtctccatccctggagaggttcacaAACCGTGTGGCCGTGGctcttggggacagggtttagcaggcacggtggggttggggtGGTGGCTGGATGgaatgagctgagaggtcttttccaaccctaatgattctgtgattaagtgcctgaggggagtctTGCTGGGAAGAAGGCAACGCTGGTGAGTAGGAAGGGGTAGGATGGCTCAAACTGGAGGTTTGAAATGGAACAGGTTCTCTCTGCTTGGGGAGGGAAACAGGTTGTGAAGCTTGGGTGGAGAGGAAGAACTTAAACGGGAGAGGGGTTGGAAAGGTGCTTTAGGCAGAGCATGGGGAGTTGGGGTGATGCTTGCAAGACAGTCCATCCTGAAAGATGCACCTTCTGTTTcagacaaggagaaaagcaaCCCAGAGCAGCAAAAGCACAGCTTGCAGGCGGCAAAGAGGACGGCGCCTGGGGAGGAGGCGCATCCCAGAATCAAGAttaagaaggagaaggaggaccCTGGCTACGAGCGCTACGCCAGTGGGAGCCAGCAGC is a window of Phaenicophaeus curvirostris isolate KB17595 chromosome 13, BPBGC_Pcur_1.0, whole genome shotgun sequence DNA encoding:
- the RBMX2 gene encoding RNA-binding motif protein, X-linked 2 isoform X4, which produces MRSAGVAMHPLTKVKLINELNAREEKLSVQETVSWHAEYKDSAWVFVGGLHYQLTEGDVICVFSQYGEVVNINLVRDEKTGKSKGFCFLCYEDQRSTILAVDNFNGIKIKGRTIRVDHVANYRPPKDSSNVNDVTKALHAKGCGVKTPRRTSSDSLLEDDGDVPVKKCKNKEKSNPEQQKHSLQAAKRTAPGEEAHPRIKIKKEKEDPGYERYASGSQQPWKGSEGKPVSRTQRDEEERRHQRPSERRGEKSCQDQRGQSGLWDEREKREEAGRKGDGHSSRRDECPEGGRSRERGARESHSRRKERGSARGSSRC
- the RBMX2 gene encoding RNA-binding motif protein, X-linked 2 isoform X3, with translation MNPLTKVKLINELNAREAELGVQEAVSWHAEYKDSAWVFVGGLHYQLTEGDVICVFSQYGEVVNINLVRDKKTGKSKGFCFLCYEDQRSTILAVDNFNGIKIKGRTIRVDHVANYRPPKDSDDVDDVTKALHAKGCGVKTPPHTSSDSPSEDDGDVPVKKCKNKEKSNPEQQKHSLQAAKRTAPGEEAHPRIKIKKEKEDPGYERYASGSQQPWKGSEGKPVSRTERDEEERRHQRPSERRGEKSCQDQRGQSGLWDEREKREEAGRKGDGHSSRRDECPEGGRSRERGARESHSRRKERGSARGSSRC
- the RBMX2 gene encoding RNA-binding motif protein, X-linked 2 isoform X1, whose product is MHPLTEVKLINELNAREAELGVQEAVSCPLTKVKLINELNAREEKLSVQETVSWHAEYKDSAWVFVGGLHYQLTEGDVICVFSQYGEVVNINLVRDEKTGKSKGFCFLCYEDQRSTILAVDNFNGIKIKGRTIRVDHVANYRPPKDSSNVNDVTKALHAKGCGVKTPRRTSSDSLLEDDGDVPVKKCKNKEKSNPEQQKHSLQAAKRTAPGEEAHPRIKIKKEKEDPGYERYASGSQQPWKGSEGKPVSRTQRDEEERRHQRPSERRGEKSCQDQRGQSGLWDEREKREEAGRKGDGHSSRRDECPEGGRSRERGARESHSRRKERGSARGSSRC
- the RBMX2 gene encoding RNA-binding motif protein, X-linked 2 isoform X2; the encoded protein is MNPLTEVKLINELNAREAELGVQEAVSCPLTKVKLINELNAREEKLSVQETVSWHAEYKDSAWVFVGGLHYQLTEGDVICVFSQYGEVVNINLVRDEKTGKSKGFCFLCYEDQRSTILAVDNFNGIKIKGRTIRVDHVANYRPPKDSSNVNDVTKALHAKGCGVKTPRRTSSDSLLEDDGDVPVKKCKNKEKSNPEQQKHSLQAAKRTAPGEEAHPRIKIKKEKEDPGYERYASGSQQPWKGSEGKPVSRTQRDEEERRHQRPSERRGEKSCQDQRGQSGLWDEREKREEAGRKGDGHSSRRDECPEGGRSRERGARESHSRRKERGSARGSSRC